The bacterium HR17 genome contains the following window.
GATATGATCGCCGTTTGGGATAAGCCGATGCCGACGGTGCTCAAGCAGTTGCGGCAACTGGCGCAAACAAAAGAGCCGTTGGTGCGGTGGGAAGCCGTCAACGCCTTGTGCCGCCTCGCCGACGAAGGCAGCGTAGACATCTTTTTGAAGGCGCTTTCCGACGACACGCTGATGGTGCGCCGAGCGGCAGCGCAAGCGTTGCGTGAACTCATCACGCGCCGCCCCAACACGGACGCTGCCCGCAAAGCCATCGCCGGTGTCGTCGCAGCGCTACGATCACCCGATGTCAAAGTGCGGCGCGCGGCGTTGCGGGTCGTCCACCAGCATTTCCGCTGGCTGGCGAAACTGCCCGAATTCACCGAGCAAATGTTAGCGATGGCACAACGCGACCCTGACGCTATTGCCCGACTGCAAGCGGTGCAGGCGTTGTCGCAATGGTGGGTGTGGAACGACAACTTTGCCGTGCGGGCGCGGATTTTGGATGTCGTGCTCAACGGGCTGGCGGATGAACGCGCTGACCCGCGCGTGCTGTGGGCGCTGCGAGAAACGCTCTACAACATCTGCGACGAAGATGTGCAGTATGTCTACGCCTTCTGGGTGCCTGAGTTGCCCCGCGAGGAGGACCGCAAGGCGGCGCTAGCTTACTTTGAGCGGCTGATGGCGCTGCAGGCGCAAAAGATTGCCCGCGTGCTGGAGGGCGGGACAACCTTTCAAAAGCGCCAAGTTTTGATGGCGCTGACGGAGTTTCCGATCGTGCGGGCATGGAATGTCCACGACCAAATTGAGCGCAACTTCTATCGCATCGGCAACGATTTGGACGCCATTGACTTTCGCGGCGCTGCCGCTGACATCCTTGAGCCTGTCATCGTGAAGCTGCTGGATGACCCCGATCCGTTCGTGCGGCAGCGGGCGTTAGTGCTGTCCAGTTACTTGCGGTCGGCGGACGGACGCCCGCGCCTCGCCAACGCCATCGTGCGCTTGATCGCGGACGCTGACAGTGATGTGCGGCTGCTGGCATTGCAAGCCCACAAACTCTTTCCCTTCGGCGGCAACCATGTCCAATACGGCATTGACCCGCGCCGCTACCCAACTTCACCTAACTTCAACGACGAAACGCTGCCGTCGCTGATGCACTTGTTGGACGGCAGGGCTAACGGGTTGCCAGAGGGCGTGCGCAACGAGGTGCAAGCGAACGCCTTGCGCATTCTTGCGGAGTTCGGTGACCGCTTGAAGGAGCGTGCCGATATCGCGCAAACGGTGAAAGCGTTGGCGCAAAGCGCCGACCCGCAGGTGCGAGCCGCCGCCTTTGAAGTCGCCCGCTTCCTCCCGCAGTTGCACGCCGATCCCGAGTTCCACGCGATAGTCGTCGCCGCCTTGCAATCGCCCGGTCCGAACGCTGCCCGCCGCGCCGCTGTCAAGTTGGCGATCAGCGTCAACGCCATCGGGCACACAGAAGCCGTTTCTACCGCCCTTGACCGATTGGTGCAAAGCGAGCGCAAAGAGGACATCGCCGATTTGCTGGCATTGGCGCGCACCGACCCCAGCGTGCGCGATGATGTGCGGTTGGTGCCCTTGCTGGAAAAGGCGCTGACGCTCGCAGACGGCGATTTGCGGACGCAAGCGTTGACCTTGCTGCGGCAAAGCAAAGTGCATGCCAGTAACCCTGCGTTGCGCTTGGTCTTGCAACAAGTCGCCAGCACCGCCGATGACGGGATGAAGCAATTGGTTCAGCAGATTTTGGACGGGGCTACGTCCTCCAAGCGCGACCCTGAAAAGGCACTGGACTTTGAGTATTTCCGCGTGCGGGTGCAACCGTTGCTGGCGGTCGTCGGTGGGGATGGACGGTCGTGTTTCAGTTGCCACGCCAACCAGTCGGTCTTCAACCTGCGCCCACCCGATGTCAGTGGCAACTTCCCCGAGGAGGTCTCGCACCACAACTTCCGTTCCATGCTGCGGGTCATTGACTTGGACAACCCTGAAAACAGCCTCGTGCTCAAAAAACCGACGACGGAAGTCCCCCACTGCGGCGGCAAGCGCTGGGAAAGCAAGGAGCATCCTGCCTACCAAGCCATCTTGCTGTGGCTCAACGGTGCGAGGGTCAAGCAAGGCGAAGCCCTCGGCAAACAAGATAACTTGTGAAGCTAGTTGCTAACGCCCGGGCGCAGTTTGCCGATAGCAACGCCTCGTCCATTTTGCTTTTGGAGAGCCTTGCAGCGTTCTTTTGGCAGGAACGCATGCCAATGCGCTCATGAGGCGCTCGCGAACCTAAAACCACTGTCGCGCGCACCGATGTTCACCGTCGCACTTTTGCCAGACGGCAAAGCGTTTCACCGTGCAGTCGTCTAACGCCGGCACAAATTGACGGACGATGGGCAAAAGTCCCAAGTCCAGTTCATAACCGATACAAGGTCGTCCAAGCGAGCGCGCTACCCTCATTGTCGTCCCGCTTCCCATCGGAGACGATAGGGTAGCGTTCGTCCGCCAAATCTCCCGCGCCACTGCATGCATCGTCGCACAATAGGCGTCGTAGGAAGGAAACAAAGTCAAAAAGGTGCATTGAAGTAGGGTGGGCTGGTGACGACCAGATGCACTGTTCCGTCAAGCACTTCCGCCATGTTTTGAGCGTCGCCGAAAACGATCCGCAAAGCCATAGACAAACTATCCTACTCCTCTGGGTAAAGTTCACCGCACCATCGGATGCTTACGGTCGCTGCGGAGAGATTGCGTCAAGATGGCGACAAAATTTGAGAACCGCTGCCGGGCTAATCCGCCGTCAGTTTAAAGGCACAGCGGGGTGTCACTTAGGAATAGGAGGGGGTTGAGACAGCGATGTGCCATGCGATGGTCGGATTGACCCTCGCGGCGTTGATGGGGTTGGGATGGGGGGCAGTGCAGAAATTGGCGGCGCCGCAAGTGTCCCCATCACCCGTCGTGGACGGACATCCCGATGACGAAGTGTGGTCACAGGCTGCGGTGCTCTCGCTAACTCGCAGGTTGGGCGATGGGCATGTGGCAGTTGGCACCGAAGTGCGGGTTTGTTGGGGGGAAGACCGTTTGTTCGTGCTGTTCCTCTGCGACGAACCCCAGCCGGCTCTAATGCGCCGCGTTGTGCGCCGCCACGATGGCGAAGTGTGGACAGACGATTGCGTGGAAATTTTTCTCGCCCCCGACCCCGACGCGCCTGACCGCTACTATCACATCGCTGTCAACAGTGTAGGCTTTGTGCGGGACGAGTTCTGGCAAAGCGGCAACGATGATGTGGGATGGCAAAGCCACGCGCAAATCGGGACGCGCGTGGAAAAGCAGCGTTGGGTCGCCGAGGTCGGTATTCCCTTGCGGTCTCTCAACCGCGTGCCTGTCGTAAGTGATACTTGGAAAGTGAATTTTGCCCGCCAGAGGTACGCGACATCGCCGCCTGAATTGTCCACGTGGCGCCCTTGTCGGCACAGTTTTCACGAGCCCCAAAACTTTGGCGCTTTCACCTTTGCGGGCATCGCTGCGTCGCCATCGGTGCGGCGATTTTCCGCCGACTTCGTGCGGCAGGAAGTTCAGCGGTTGCAGGAGACCTTGCGGCAATGGCAGCAGCGACTGCCCAGCCAACCGCGCACTTCCATGGGCAAACAGACAGCCGCACTTATCGCTGACTGGCTGCGACAACTGGCTGCTGACGATGGGCTTGCGATGTGGCGTCGGGTCAAAGCGATGCAGAGCGGTTTGCCTAAACTGGCAACGATGTTCGCCCAAGCACAAACAGCCGAACGCTTGAGGCGCCCTTACGCCGTCTTTGCTGTGTCGCCGATGGTCAAGTTGCGCCCAGAACAAATTCCGCAGGGTGAACCGCTTGGTGCGCGTAACGCCATTGAAATTTTTGCGGCAAAAGGCGAGGGGGAAAGCGTTCAACTTGTCGTCACTGCGTTGGCACGATCACTGAAGCGCGTGACGGTGCGTGTCACTGCCTTGCGCGGACCGAAGAGTGCTTCCGTTGTGCCTGCGGTGCGGTTGGTCGGCTATGTGCCCGTTCAGAAACCGACGCCGGGCGGGTTTGGGGTCGCAGGGCGCTACCCTGACCCGCTGTTGCCCTTGACCGAGTTTGATGTCCCGCAAGGTGAGGGGCGCGCTGTGTGGTTGACCGTTTGGACGCCTGCTGATGTGCCTGCGGGCGATTACAAAGGCGCACTCACAATTGAACCGCAAAACGCTGCCGCGATGACGGTGCCCGTGCGATTGCGTGTTTACGATGTGACGCTTCCTGCGCAAAGTTTCCTAAAAACCTGCGTGCTGATTTGGGACGACAAAGCCCGACAAGTTTACGGCGATGCGTGGACGCCCGAGCGGCGTCGGCGATTTTACGAACTTTGCTTGCGCTACCGCTTCACACCGCCTCCGCCACTGCCTTGGGACAAAGTGTTTTTCAAGCGTGCAGATGGCACATGGGCGGCAGAATGGGACGAGTTTGACCGCACAGTGGACGAGTGGATGCGCAAGGGGGCAACCGCCTTTGCCGTCGGGGACATCTTGCGCTGGGGCACCCATTTGCCCCCTGAAGACCGGCGAGACGAAGTGGCAGCCAAACTGCGATTGCTCGGAGCGCACCTGCAACAAAAGGGATGGAGCGAGCGGTTCTACTTTTATGTGTTTGACGAACCGTCAACGGCTGCTTTCGCCGATATTGAAGCCTTGTGCCGTTTCGTGCATCAACATGCCCCGAACCTGAACATCTTGCTGACGGCTGGCTACGGGGCGACGGGGGCGTTCCGCGCTCATGCGCCGACGCTAGACGGTGCGGCTTACCGGGCATTGGCAAACTTCATCAACATCTGGGTCCCACACATTGACTGCTTTGACGAACCGTTCTTGCGCGAACGCAGGCGATCGGGCGACCAAGTGTGGATGTATGTGTGCATCAGCACCGCCGGAAAAACTTATCCTGACATCTGGCGCATTGACTGGACGGGCGTCGCGCACCGGGCTATTGGCTGGTGGCTTTGGCGTTACGGCTGTGAAGGTTTCCTCTACTGGTGCGTCAACTATTGGACGGACGACAAGGGCAATCCTTTCAACCTTTTCGCCGACCCCATTGCTTACCCTGGCGGAAATGGCGACGGGTTTTTGTTTTACCCTGACCCCGCCAAAGGTGACCCAATCCCTTCGGTGCGGGCGGAACTTTTTCGGGACGGCATTGAAGATTACGACTTGTTGCACTTGTTGCGAGAGCGGTGGCAGCGTGTTCAAGCCGACAACCGCAAAACTACGGCGTCAGCCGCATGGCTAGCTCAAGCGGTGCGGTTGTTGCGCGTTGATGACATCATCCGCGCGACGAACAAGTTCGTGGACGACCCGCAAGTTTATGCGACACGCCACCGGCAGTTATTGACGGTGTTGGAGCGGTGGCGTCCTTGAACGCGGTTCTCGTGACCGTTACGGCGCGACGACTTCGGTGACCGTTATTGGCAAACGGGCGCAAAAACTTTGAAAAGCCTCCAACGATAGACCTTGCACCCGCTCAGGTAACCGTTGCCACTCGGTA
Protein-coding sequences here:
- the shc gene encoding Squalene--hopene cyclase — its product is MWANRNGYPVREREALRFLAERLYNAPRPFYLPDAVWVRFIGADAHVLSQMALILREYERMTGEQRPDYFTRQAVYVRAFYQRDALPPNGTGNNEQNPPTLSSYETAWLAWQLFKKVGDEATAARVEKLATTADENSVQTLDDLCWQTIFLCEVGRDKYADRIKANVERIKREQKPDGSWSYRFNDKPAEFATATALFALAKAGLTVDDPVVRKGVVYLLTHQKPFGAWNTDGQPYEAFNTPFKETQLTLMALAELFPNEPPAKGWTDGKQPTRIRSESVDTVLADMIAVWDKPMPTVLKQLRQLAQTKEPLVRWEAVNALCRLADEGSVDIFLKALSDDTLMVRRAAAQALRELITRRPNTDAARKAIAGVVAALRSPDVKVRRAALRVVHQHFRWLAKLPEFTEQMLAMAQRDPDAIARLQAVQALSQWWVWNDNFAVRARILDVVLNGLADERADPRVLWALRETLYNICDEDVQYVYAFWVPELPREEDRKAALAYFERLMALQAQKIARVLEGGTTFQKRQVLMALTEFPIVRAWNVHDQIERNFYRIGNDLDAIDFRGAAADILEPVIVKLLDDPDPFVRQRALVLSSYLRSADGRPRLANAIVRLIADADSDVRLLALQAHKLFPFGGNHVQYGIDPRRYPTSPNFNDETLPSLMHLLDGRANGLPEGVRNEVQANALRILAEFGDRLKERADIAQTVKALAQSADPQVRAAAFEVARFLPQLHADPEFHAIVVAALQSPGPNAARRAAVKLAISVNAIGHTEAVSTALDRLVQSERKEDIADLLALARTDPSVRDDVRLVPLLEKALTLADGDLRTQALTLLRQSKVHASNPALRLVLQQVASTADDGMKQLVQQILDGATSSKRDPEKALDFEYFRVRVQPLLAVVGGDGRSCFSCHANQSVFNLRPPDVSGNFPEEVSHHNFRSMLRVIDLDNPENSLVLKKPTTEVPHCGGKRWESKEHPAYQAILLWLNGARVKQGEALGKQDNL